One window of the Populus nigra chromosome 4, ddPopNigr1.1, whole genome shotgun sequence genome contains the following:
- the LOC133692730 gene encoding reticulon-like protein B8 encodes MPDKITAESLFSNLVETIADSVPKQKPVSFFEEGEDSVTSRINRLFGRQKPVHHLLGGGKSADVLLWRNKKISAGVLTGATAIWVLFEWLNYHLLSLICFALALGMLAQFVWINASGLMNRSPSQVPRLVLPDDIFVSIGRSIGAEVNRALLFLQDLSCGGNLKQFLAAIVSLWVAAIIGSWCNFLTVMYIGFVAAHTLPVLYERYEDQVDDFVFKAFDQLRNNYQKLDAGVLSKIPNGKFNGKKHE; translated from the exons ATGCCTGACAAGATAACAGCAGAAAGCCTTTTCAGCAATCTAGTAGAAACTATTGCTGATAGTGTTCCGAAGCAGAAACCCGTGTCGTTTTTTGAGGAAGGGGAAGACTCTGTCACTTCTCGTATCAACCGTCTGTTTGGGCGACAGAAGCCTGTCCACCATCTTTTGGGAGGTGGAAAAT CTGCTGATGTTCTCTTATGGAGGAACAAGAAGATCTCAGCTGGTGTCTTAACCGGGGCAACAGCCATCTGGGTGCTCTTTGAATGGCTTAACTACCATCTCTTGTCTCTTATATGCTTTGCGCTGGCTCTTGGTATGCTGGCCCAATTTGTTTGGATAAATGCTTCGGGCCTAATGAACAG GTCTCCATCTCAGGTCCCTCGCCTTGTACTACCTGATGATATATTTGTCAGCATTGGCAGATCAATTGGTGCCGAGGTTAACCGTGCTTTGCTGTTTCTTCAGGATTTGTCATGTGGAGGAAACTTGAAACAGTTTCTTGCG GCTATAGTAAGCTTGTGGGTTGCTGCAATTATTGGGAGCTGGTGCAACTTTTTAACTGTTATGTATATTG GTTTTGTTGCTGCCCACACATTGCCAGTCCTGTATGAGAGATATGAAGATCAAGTAGATGATTTTGTGTTCAAGGCATTTGATCAGCTCCGAAATAACTACCAAAAGCTTGATGCTGGTGTCCTCAGTAAGATCCCCAACGGAAAGTTCAATGGAAAGAAGCATGAATAG
- the LOC133692845 gene encoding transcription factor PIF4-like, with translation MNHCIPDWNLEGDLPVSNQKNPMEPDNELVELLWRNGQVVMHSQTQRKPSPHVQKHDSPTVRGYDSTLNSSHLIQDDETVSWIHDPLEDSFEKEFCSNFFSELPPPLSDQISEEKSAKFDASKTSHQQQQLNNNKHPVVPEFPGNPMPPPRIQVQEQNHISVGGFGKAVNVNFSQFSAPLKVGDFRSSSRQFGGQGSGDFSQGEARECSVVTVGSSNQTPRDRFLSRASGNAIETGTGLSAGPSIDDPRKVISQSERGKADQTLDPTATSSSGGSGSSFARTCKQSAVPSRGQKRKTMDAEESECQSEDAELDSTVANKPAKRSGSTRRSRAAEVHNLSERRRRDRINEKMRALQELIPHCNKTDKASMLDEAIEYLKSLQLQLQVMWMGSGIVPVMFPGVQHFMSRMGMGMGVGPPPLPSMQNPMHLPRVPLVDQSISMAPTQNQAVCQTPVLNPVSYQNQMQNPTFSDQHARFMGFHMQAASQPMNMFRFGSQTVQQNQMMAPPNSGGGPLSAGTTASDAPPSDKSGKTG, from the exons ATGAATCATTGCATTCCTGATTGGAATCTTGAGGGTGATCTTCCTGTCTCCAATCAGAAGAACCCCATGGA GCCAGACAATGAGCTAGTAGAGCTGCTATGGCGAAATGGGCAGGTGGTTATGCACAGCCaaacacaaagaaaaccaaGTCCTCACGTTCAAAAACATGATTCACCAACAGTAAGGGGCTATGACTCAACTCTGAATTCAAGTCATTTGATTCAAGATGATGAGACAGTTTCTTGGATTCATGACCCTCTTGAAGATTCCTTTGAAAAGGAGTTCTGTTCCAATTTTTTCTCCGAATTGCCACCACCGCTTTCTGATCAAATTTCAGAAGAAAAGTCGGCTAAATTTGATGCCTCGAAAACTTCACATCAGCAACAACAACTCAACAACAACAAGCATCCAGTGGTTCCTGAATTTCCAGGAAACCCAATGCCCCCTCCAAGAATTCAAGTCCAGGAGCAAAATCATATTAGTGTAGGAGGATTTGGTAAAGCTGTTAATGTTAACTTTTCTCAGTTCTCAGCTCCCCTAAAAGTGGGTGATTTTAGATCTTCAAGTCGACAATTTGGAGGACAGGGGTCTGGAGATTTTTCACAAGGAGAGGCCAGGGAGTGCTCGGTGGTGACAGTAGGGTCAAGCAACCAAACTCCACGTGACCGTTTCCTGAGCCGTGCTTCTGGTAATGCTATTGAGACCGGTACAGGCTTGTCCGCCGGACCCTCCATAGATGATCCACGAAAAGTAATCTCCCAGAGCGAGAGAGGCAAAGCTGATCAGACACTTGATCCTACTGCTACTTCATCCTCAGGTGGGTCAGGTAGTAGTTTTGCTAGAACATGTAAGCAATCTGCAGTACCTAGTCGTGGCCAGAAAAGAAAGACCATGGACGCGGAGGAATCTGAGTGCCAAAGTGAG GATGCCGAACTTGATTCAACAGTGGCAAACAAGCCAGCCAAACGATCAGGATCTACCCGCAGGAGCCGTGCTGCTGAAGTGCATAACCTCTCAGAAAGG AGACGGAGGGATAGAATTAATGAGAAGATGAGAGCATTGCAAGAGCTCATACCTCACTGCAACAAG ACAGATAAAGCATCAATGTTAGATGAGGCAATTGAGTATCTGAAGTCACTTCAATTACAACTTCAG GTAATGTGGATGGGAAGTGGGATTGTCCCAGTGATGTTTCCAGGAGTGCAGCATTTCATGTCCCGCATGGGAATGGGAATGGGAGTGGGCCCGCCTCCTTTGCCTTCTATGCAAAATCCTATGCATTTGCCTAGGGTCCCACTTGTTGATCAATCCATTTCTATGGCTCCCACACAGAACCAGGCAGTATGCCAAACTCCAGTATTGAATCCAGTTAGTTATCAAAATCAGATGCAAAATCCTACTTTCTCTGATCAGCATGCACGTTTCATGGGCTTTCATATGCAAGCTGCTTCTCAG CCCATGAATATGTTCCGGTTTGGCTCGCAAACAGTACAGCAGAACCAAATGATGGCACCACCAAACAGTGGCGGTGGACCCTTGAGTGCTGGAACTACAGCCAGTGATGCTCCTCCGAGTGACAAGAGTGGCAAGACGG GTTAA
- the LOC133691021 gene encoding uncharacterized oxidoreductase At1g06690, chloroplastic-like: protein MAMAMAMNVSSACFCVSSNRRSVNRVRAVASEDFAASKIQEDKVQLGGSDLEVTRLGIGAWSWGDTSYWNNFEWDDVKMKAAKAAFDTSVDCGITFFDTAEVYGSRFSFGAINSETLLGRFIKDRKVKDPEVEVAVATKYAALPWRLGRQSVLTALKESLNRLGLSSVELYQLHWPGIWGNEGYIDGLGDAVEQGLVKAVGVSNYSESRLRDAYEKLKKRGIPLASNQVNYSLIYRAPEENGVKAACDELGVTLIAYSPIAQGVLTGKYTPENPPTGPRGQIYTPEFLTKLQPLLNSIKEIGQNYSKTPTQVVLNWLVAQENVVPIPGAKNAEQAEEFAGALGWRLTSDEINELRSLALEIKPVIGFPVEKL from the exons ATGGCTATGGCTATGGCTATGAACGTTAGTAGTgcatgtttttgtgtttcaagtAATAGGAGATCAGTTAACAGGGTGAGAGCTGTTGCCTCGGAGGATTTTGCTGCTTCGAAAATACAGGAAGATAAGGTGCAGTTGGGTGGATCTGATTTAGAGGTTACAAGGCTTGGAATTGGTGCTTGGTCCTGGGGCGATACCAGCTACTGGAACAACTTCGAATGGGATG ATGTGAAAATGAAGGCTGCTAAAGCAGCTTTTGATACAAGCGTTGATTGCGGTATAACTTTCTTTGATACTGCTGAAGTTTACGGCTCTAGG TTCTCATTTGGTGCCATAAATTCAGAAACTCTTCTAGGAAG ATTTATCAAGGACAGGAAAGTAAAAGATCCTGAAGTGGAGGTAGCTGTCGCAACCAAGTATGCAGCTTTGCCTTGGAGGCTGGGACGTCAGAGTGTTCTAACTGCCCTTAAGGAGTCCCTCAATCGCCTTGGACTTTCTTCGGTAGAGCTATATCAACTACATTG GCCTGGAATATGGGGAAATGAAG GATATATTGATGGTCTTGGGGATGCTGTTGAGCAGGGGCTTGTGAAGGCTGTTGGTGTTTCCAATTACAGTG AGAGCCGACTCCGTGATGCTTATGAGAAGCTTAAGAAAAGAGGTATTCCACTGGCTTCGAATCAAGTGAATTACAGCCTTATATACAGGGCACCTGAGGAGAATGGTGTGAAGGCAGCCTGTGATGAACTTGGGGTCACTTTGATTGCATATTCTCCTATTGCTCAAG GTGTTCTTACAGGAAAGTATACACCAGAAAATCCACCAACTGGTCCTCGAGGCCAGATTTACACTCCTGAGTTTCTAACAAAG CTCCAACCTCTGTTGAACAGCATCAAGGAAATAGGACAGAACTACAGTAAAACTCCCACACAG GTAGTACTGAACTGGCTAGTAGCCCAGGAGAATGTCGTTCCAATCCCAGGGGCCAAGAACGCTGAACAGGCTGAGGAGTTCGCTGGTGCACTTGGTTGGAGACTCACCAGTGATGAGATCAACGAGCTGCGCTCCTTGGCATTGGAGATAAAACCTGTAATCGGTTTCCCCGTTGAAAAGTTGTAA